In the Fibrobacter succinogenes genome, CTTAGTGGCGAGCTGGCAATGGATTTCGAGACCAATAACAGGACAGTAATTAGACATGTTAAACTCCAATAAATTTTACGCGGAAAAGATAGAAAAAGTAGGAAGTAGGAAGTAGGAAGTAGGAAGGATTTTAGCTTTATTATCGAGCTTCCAAAAGAATAGTCTATTCGTGGTTGGGGTTCTTATTGCTGACGGCAATTTTCTAGAGCCTTAGCACGATTTTCGTCGTATTCCATCAATATTTCTGAACAATGCTTGTTGCGGCCAAAACCTTTTCTACACCTAACTCTTTTTACAGCTTCATTGAATTTGGCAAAGACAACGCTATCCATATCCTCTTTACGCACAAGGCTGTCTAAAATGTGGCGAATTTCTTTTTTATACGCCAAAGAATCAAAGCGATTTGCGCACGGACAAGTTTCATCGCAAATTTCTAGAACAAATCTTGCAAAAGTCGTGCTGTCCATAATGTAATTCGACCGTAGAATAAATTCATCACCCGCAGCAAGGCAGGCCCTGTTACACGCATTGATTGGAATGATATTTTCAAAAGGGCGGCAAGATTTTTTACATTCGTACGCAAGAGGACGCACATTCAGACCAACAATCGAATCATCTTTTTGTTCAAGAATCTTCGCCGCATAGCATGCGCGGTAACATTCGTCAGCAGAATGCAATGTTTGAATGCGACGAGGTTCTTTTTTCTCTTCTTTCGCCTCCGTTTGTGGATTAAGCTTTTTAATCCGTTCCCGCTCTTCAATCTGTTTTTGCGCGTTTTCTCGCAGGCGATTTTTCGACTCTTCCGACATTACAAACTTTCTATTCTTTTGCACGAGCTGTTCCGTTTGAGGCAAATTTTGCGATTCATCTTTGTTATCGAAACAGCCGATAAATAGCAAGGCTAATAAAGCCAAAGAAAAAACATGGTTGCAAGTTATTAGACCCATCATAAAATATCCCCTAATTAACTATTCTATAAAATACAATTCCATAACTTGAAAAACAACAAACAGCAAGACCACGCCAATAAAATCTTTCAACAGGCGATGCCATAATCCAATTCAAAAAAAAACATTGTTCATAAAGCCTAGAGCTTGGGCAAGAATCGAAGAATTCAAGCAAACTGAGGCATTAAACAAACGAACCCTCACTTATGATGTGGGCATTGGCAACGAAATATTCAAAAATGTTCTGATTTAAATTTCGTCCAGCGTAACGACGAGCGCATCGGTAGCATCGCGGAAATTTGCGCATTCGGTGAGAATGCAGTCGGCGCCATTCACAAACGCAGTTGCAAGACGCAGCGACTCCGCTTCGGTCAGCTTGTGGTTCGTGCGAGCCGCAGCAGCAAAAAGCTCGGCCGCCTTGAGTGACACATCGGCATTCACTTCACAAAGGCGAACGTTTGCAGACTTCTCGAAAAATTCGCGGTACTGCCTAGCAAGCACGCCATCATTTGCGCCATACGCTTTCTTGCAAATTTCAAACAAAGTCACAGAAGAAACGAGAACTTGTACATTGTTCTCATAGACACCGTCCAACACGCCAGAAACTATCGGGTAATAATCCGGATGCATCTGCAAGAGCCGAACTAGCGGCCCCGAATCCAAAAACAAAATGCGACTCTGTTCAATCGACTTAATCATAACCTTCTGCAACAATTCTACGGGCTTGGGCGGAGCCCACTCTTAATCATCTTCTTTTACTGGTTCGTAGATTTCCATGTAAGCGGCGTCATGACGCTGACCGGAACGCATCATCTTGAAACGCCCCGCTCTCGGGTAGAAATACCAATTCATCCATTCCCCACTCATGTCCGTGCGCTTTGTCTTGAGAGCGATTGGCTTTTCACCCATATAATAATCTCGTTTGTGCGGGATTACGCGTTCCATGGCGCGGTACGTATGCACAGAATTTCCGGCGCGGCGTTCAACCGTTCCATGTCCATCCTTGCTCCACGTAATGTTCACAACGCCATGATCGTCCTTCAACGGTTCGCAAGTATCAAACCCACTTGCACACCACAAATATTTCGGATAAGAGAACGTATATGAATCCAAATTAAAAGTCTCGACAATGCGGTTGTTCCCTTTAAATGTCGGATAGTTACCAGCAAGCGTGTAACCACCTACATTGTAATCTTCGCAACCATGTTGAGCCACGCGGACAACGCGGTTAAACACATCAACACCAACAGCGCAACCTTCTTCCTTATAAACAAAGCGGGCATGACCGTTGATATTCTTCTTTTCAAGATTACCCATCTCGATTTCGGCAACGTCTTCGTCCTTGCCGTTTTGCACAATGATATTAAAACGGCTAGCGTTACTCGGAGAACTCTTCAACACCACGCGTCCCGTTTCAGAAACGTATTCGCCGCTTAAGTCCGCGTATTCCTGCATAAAGCGGTCCAGTTCCGAACGCTTCACCCAAACGTCGCCAAACTTGCAATTCACCGGCACATAACGAGGCGGAACCTTAGGTTCCACTTCTTCGTAAGTCACAACACGCTGTTTCTTGGTGACCATCTGCATTTTTCCATTTGCACCACGAACTTTTTCTTGCACATCCACAAAACTTTCGTGTTCAATACGGTCTTTGGGAATCGGGAGCTCCTTGACGGCATCAGAAGACGTCAGGTATCCTAACGAACGTCTTTCATCAATCTCTCCATTAATTTTCTTATAGACATCCAGTTTCATTTGGGCAAAAGCGCTCGCCGAACAAAGAAACAACACCACCAACAAGTTTTTTTTCAAAACAATCTCCTATTTTGGATATTTAAATTAGATTAATGGAGGCATTATATGTAGTAAAAAAAAGATTATGTTAATTTTACTAACATTTAAATGAGTATTTAAACACGAGTTTAACACCAAGGAGATCGAAAATGAAGAAAATGTTTCTTGCTAGCTGCCTGCTTGCGGCATCCGTGTTCGCAGCACCGTCGGCAGAAGATGTTAAGGCTGCAACCGAAAAACCGGCAGTAGAAGCTAAAGCTGCCGTAACTAAGGCTAAGGCCGTAACGGCAAAGAAAAAAGCAAAAGTTGAAAAGGCCAAGGAAGACGCAACCAAAGCCGCTACCGACGTAAAGGCTGCCGCAGCAGATGCAAAGGCAACCGCAGTAGCCGCTCCGGAAGCCGCCAAGGCCGAAGCAACTGCCGCAGTCGAAGCAACAGCAGCAGAAGCAAAGGCCGCCGCCGAACCGATTATTCCAGCAATTGCACCGGAAGCTCCGAAGGCTGAAACCGCTCCGGTTGCCGAAGTCAAGGCTCCAGAAGCCCCTGTCGCCGTAACACCGGTACCCGCTCCAGTTGTAGAACAAGCTCCGGTCGCCGAAACAGCACCTGTTGCAGAACCCGCTCCGGCTGTAGAAGTTCCGGCTGAAGCCCCGGCAGAAATTGCCGCCACAGAACCGGCTTCTACAACATCCCGCAAGAAAAAGAAAATGATCGAAAACGCCGTTTTCACGGTTAATGAAATTGATTTCGATATCAACGCAGACTTCGAACTCGAAGCCGGCAAGGTTTTCTGGACCTCCGAAGATGACGAAAATTCGGACAACCTCGAAAAGTGGAGCGGCCAGGCCAACTTTGCCATCCTCGCCGAAACAAAAGACTTTAAGGGCAAGCTTGCCCTCGCCTTCTACCCCGGCGACTTGAAGACCGACAACGTCCACCATGATATGAGCTCCGCCGAAGACTACTTCTCTCTCGATGAAGCATGGGCTCAGCAGAGCAAGGGCCGCTTCAGCTTCAAACTCGGTCGTTGGGACAACACCGATAAGAACGGCGATTACTTCGGTGGCTACATCGATGGTTACAAGAACGGATTCCTTTCCACTCAGGACCCGGAAAACCAGCTTGAATTCGGCATCATCGCGAACGAAAACTTGGACGTTTCCATCTCCTTTATCAGCAAAGCAACCTACCTCAACAAGGGTGACCTCCGCCTTGCGTTCAACTTCCACGACCTTCCGAGTCTCGAATTGTTCGACATCCAGCTCGCTTACCGTAGCAATGTCTTCGACAAAGTTCACGACAGCGATGTTGACGTTTTCCACAACGCATCCTTGAAGGTCCGCGCTCCAATTATCCCGAACTTCCTCACTGCATTCGGTGAAGTCGCCCTCATGGATATGTCGAACGACCTCGTCGCTCCGCTCACCGGTGGTGTCGAAATGAACTTCAAGACAGTCGATCGCGTGATTCTCGAAGCAGAATACGTTTACAATCGTCATAACCACAGCGACTTTATTGGTAGCAAGACGAAGCATGTCAAGGATGTTCTCGGAGCTCTTTATCTCGAAAAGGCTCTTACGGACCGTTTCTCGCTCTCCGCTGGCTTCCACAGCTATGGTGCATCTAAAGACTTCATGCTCTCCGGCAACTTGATTGGTAGAATAAACTAAGGAGACCGCTCGGCTCTATCGCAAAATAGAACCGACGTCTTCGCCTCGCTCTCGCCATCACGCCCCGTTAAGACGGGGCGCTTATGGCTCACAGAAGTCAAAAAAAAATTGACTATACAAAAAAATCCTGCGATGAACTCGCAGGATTTTTTTTGCAATTACAGCCTACTGTCTACTGCCGACTGATAACTGCGGCGAAGCCGCTAGAAGCCTTTGCGTTCCAAGTCGAGCAAAAGCGCCTGGAGAGATTCTTCGACCGAAGCACGGAAGCTATTCGATCCAAGGCTGCAACTTGCAACGACTTCGTTACCGGAAGAAATTCGAATGACATCAAAGCCATTTTCGGATGTAAAGCAGACAGTCAAACCTTTATTCAGAGCTTTTTCGAGTAAATCGCGCATAGCGACTCCTTTAATGAGATGTTCAAAAAACTTGGGTTGGCGCACCAACAAACTTAAACTAGGCTTTTTTACCCCAAAAAACAAGCAAATAATTTTGAAATTAGCTTATTTCTTTGTATTTTATGAATGCAGGGGGATATTATGTTCGACTTTCATATTCATTTGGCACGATTACCCCATCCAAAGCAACTGACGCAGCAGCTTTGCAATGAAAACTATGACTTTATTGCAGTCGCCTGCGAACCATGGGAATGGGAAGAGGTCGCTCAGCTCAAAAAAGAATTTTCAACAGAAATCAAGCCTTTTAAGGCTGCTTACGGCATCCATCCGATGCTTGCATGGCAGGCAAACGACAAAATGTTTGCGGAATTGCGCGACTATTTGGAAAAAGATAAGATCGCCATGGTCGGCGAAGCGGGGATCGATAAGAGGTATCCAGGCTATGAAGACGGAACCCAAGACCGAATTTTCTTAGCACAAGCCGAACTCGCCCTGGAACTCAAACGAGATTTGCAAATCCATTGCGTTGGGGATTACATGCGGGTGTTAAAGCTTCTGACAGAAGCTGGCTTTCCGCAAGATGTTTCACAAAGTCTAGATGCAGGACATTTGCACGTCTTGTCACGACTTCAAGAAGCTCCGCGCCCAATTTTCCACAGATTCGGCGGTGATACAAATTTCGTAAAAAAATCGCTCCCCTTCGGAGCGCTCTATTCACTACACGAAGAAAGTTTCCGCAAAAAATCGACTGCGGCAGCCATCCCGCATATACCGCAAGAACGCGTGTTCTTTGAAACCGATGCTGATGAATCTTTTTTGGATCCCAAAGAACTCGTTGACTCTCTCGAAAACCGTCTGGAATCAGTTCGGCTCGCCTACGCCAAGTGCCGTGAGTAACGGGTCTGCGGACCGTATAGTCGCCGCCTGAACTTGAATATTGGCGAACGCTCGGAACACTTCGAGCGTCTTTTTTGCCATTTCCACGGGAGTCCCGCGGCCGACTTCGAATACGGCCTGCAACGGCGACATACCCAAGTAACGCATGCCACAAGTGCAAAGGCTGCTGATTTCGCCAAGCACGCGCGGATCTGGCGACGGCGTTTCTGCAAATGTCGCCACAATAACGCCCTTGCGGAGCGCTAGCCCCTGGATACGCAAACGGCCCGCCAATAGACCCAGTTCGGTCACGAGCAAAAGCATCTTCGCGGGTGTGGGCACAGGGCCAAAGCGGTCCTGCAGTTCGCTTTCGATGTTCTGCACATCCGCCTGCGATGTGATACGTGCAATGCGCTGATACAGCGAGATTCTCGTAAGGCCATCTTCCACGTAATCTTCGGGGAGGTAAGCATCCACACCGATTTCCACACGGGGTTGTATCGGCTTTTCAAGAGCGCCACCGCGGAGCATTTCCACCGCTTCACGCACCAAACGCACATACGTTTCAAAGCCGACTTCGGCAATAAAACCATGTTGTTCCTGACCGAGCAGGTTCCCTGCACCGCGAATTTCAAGGTCGCGCATGGCAAGCTGGTAGCCACTGCCGAGGTCGGTAAACTGCTCCAAAGCCTTGAGACGGCGCATAGATTCCTGCGAGATTTCGCCACGCTGCGGAATAACGAGAAACGCCTTTGCCAAAACGCTACTGCGACCCACACGGCCACGCATCTGGTAAAGCTGGCTAATGCCAAAGTGGTGCGCATTCATGATGATAATCGTGTTCGCGTTCGGCACATCCAAGCCAGATTCAATAATGCTTGTACTCACGAGAATATCGAATTTGCGAGAAAGGAAAGCATCCATCACGCGTTCAAGCTCATGGTCTTCCATCTGCCCATGCGCCACAGCAACTTTCGCATCAGGAGCCATCGCTTCAATATCTTCGGCGAGCTTTGTAATCGTTTGCACGCGGTCATTCACCACGAACACCTGGCCGCCACGAGCGAGTTCATCAAGAATTGCATTTTTCAAGACTTCGTCATCGCGCTGCATCAGCTTGGTTTCGACCGGCAAGCGATTGATGGGCGGCGTATTGATGAGCGAAATATCGCGAACGCCCGTCATGCTCAAGTGCAGCGAACGCGGAATAGGCGTGGCACTCATGCTGAGCGTATCAACAGCAAGGCGGAGCTGGCGGAGTTTTTCTTTTTGCTTCACGCCGAACTTTTGCTCTTCATCAATAATCAAAAGTCCGAGGTCTTTGAATTCACTCTTGTTTGACAAAAGCGCATGCGTTCCGATAACGATGTTCACCGTGCCGGCAGCGATTTCCTTGAAAATTTCCTTCTTTTCCTTCGCGCTCTTGTAGCGGTTCATCAAGGCGATGTTGACCGGGTAAGCAGCAAAGCGCTCGCAGAAGTTTTCGTAATGTTGCGCCGCAAGAATCGTCGTCGGCACGAGAATAGCCACCTGCTTGTTGGAGGCAATGCACTTGAACGCCGCACGCATGGCAACTTCCGTCTTTCCAAAACCCACGTCACCACAAATGAGGCGGTCCATCGGGCGACGGCTTTCCATATCGCGTTTGATGTCGGCAGTAGCGCGCAACTGGTCCGGAGTCGGATCGTATTCGAAGGATTCCTCGAATTCTTTTTGCATGTTGCCATCGGGCGGGAAACCGAAACCTTCGACGAGTTCGCGTTTCGCATAAAGTTCCACAAGGTCACGCGCAATCTTGATGACCTTTTCCTTGACGCGCTTCTTGATGTTTTCCCAAGTTTTGCTGCCGAGGCGGTCGAGCTTCGTTTCCACATCGTCCGAACGGTCGAGGCGTTCAATCTTTTGCAAGTCCGACACCGGGAACTTCAAACGGTCGCCGCCATCGTATTCCAGCAACGCGCAGTCGACCATACCGCCATTCACTTCCACACGGACAAGGCCCAAGTAGCGGCCAATGCCGTGGTCTTCGTGCGCCACGAGGTCACCGCGATTGAGCGATTCCACCATCAACGCATTCGTCACCGAGCCCGCAATCTTGTGCTTACGAGCCTTGTTCGCATGGCGGTTTAAAATTCTTGATTCCGTGAGGAATGCGACATTATCGTCTTCGAGCCAAAAGCCTTCGCTCAAGTTTCCGATAAAATAATCTTCGACCGGCAAGCCATCAAAAATTTCACGCAAGCGGTTCACGCCGCCAAGCGTCTGCGCCATCACATAAACGCGGCCGCCCTTATCATAAAATTCTTCAATTTCTTTGGCAACCGCGTCCGTACCATTCGACGTAAAGTCTTGCGGACGCATGTGCATTTCATGCCAGTTGCCATCATCGACTTTGACACGCGTCATATCGAGCGACGCACGACCTACGAACAAACGCGAAAGTTCACCTATTTTGAACCACAGTTCGTTCGGCGGAGCCATTCCCGGATCCGTCACACGGGCTTCGTCGTAAGCACCGCGGAATGCGCCATACATCTTCGAAGCAGTTTCCGAAAGCAACGAAAGTTCTTCAAAGACAAGCGATGCACGCGGCATGTAATCCAAGAGACTTGCCACCAAACGCTGGTGATGCGGACGATGCCACCAAAGCGATTCTGCAGAACATTCCTCACCCGCCATCACCGATTCCGGCACCGTAAATTCACCCATCGGGAAAAACTCGATATGCGTCATCTGCTCCAACGAACGCTGCGAGAAAATATCAAACGCACGGATGGATTCAATCTCGTCGCCGTAAAATTCAATACGAATCGGATGCGGATAAAGCAAGCAGTTCACATCGACAATGCAACCACGAATCGAAAACTCGCCCACGCCGCTCACCATCGGTTGTTCCGTAAAGCCATGATCAAGGAACCACGGGCGCAAAGACGAAGGCTCCAGCTGATCACCAACGCGAAGCGTATGCACCTGGCGCATGATTTCGCCCGGCTCCGGGAGTTTCATCAAGAAGGCATCAAGCGGACAAACGACGACAAATGGCTTTTCTGTATGCGAAACATCGCGGAAGAACTTCAGACGTTCTTCAAGCACGCCCTCGAACGGCACCTTGATTTCGTAAGGTTTCAAGCCGAGCGACGGGAAAAAGCGAACAAACTCCTCGCCCACCATGCTTTCGAGATTCTCGACCCAAACTTCGGCACTGCGGTAATCTTTCGCAATCACCAGAATGTTCTGCGGGCTTTTCAAGAATCGGTTTGCAACCATCATCGAGGCAAGCGGAACCGATGCGCCATTGACGTGAATGGCCTCGTTATCAGCATTTTCAAAAAGCGAAATCGCAGGGAACGAATTTTCTTGAAGGAATTCCGAAATGGTAAGCATAAAGGGAAATGTAGAAAAAAAATCGGCCTACCATCCGAAACAAATATTGCAATTCAAAAAAGTAGATTATACACTACGGATAATTGCAGACGAACAACAATTATTGTATATTACTATATGTAAGGTCATAAAAAATGGACGCAATAAGCAACATAAAAAAAAATTACGATTTCTTCATGAAAAATCTTGAAACCCTTTACGCAAAGTATAAGGGTAAATTTCTTGTCTTGAAAGATGAAAACGTAGAGTCTGCCCATGACGATCTTGCATCTGCATACAAGCACGCAATATCAAAATTTAAACTGGGAGAATTTTCAATACAGGAATGCAAGTCCAACAAACGTGAAGGCTACATCGAAGTTTTCAACTCCAGTTGCGTGAGGTTTGAATAAAGGCTTCATTCACAACAACCTGCCCAGGTATCGCAGACTGCCTTAGAAATGAAGTCGGAGTAAAAGATCCTGCATCCCTAAACGATAAAAAATTCATAGCATTGTGGGACACCGGAGCTACAAATTGTGTTATCACAAAAAATGTCGCACTTAGTCTTGGTCTTGTCCCCATCGGCCAAACAGAGACTCTTGGAGTCAATGGATCTGCAATTGTTCAAGTATATATTATTGAAATAACGCTCCCAAACGGAATAAAAATTTTACGGCAAGTCACAGAAGGTATTTCTAGCGGAACATGGGATGTTCTTATTGGCATGGATGTAATTACAATGGGTGATTTTTGCGTTTCAAACTTCAACGGAGTAACAACATTCTCTTTCAGAGTCCCTTCCGAAGGTAAAACGGATTACGTTCAAATTGATTTGGCTAAACAAAGTACAACAGCATAATTTGAAACAAACTGTCACCACAATTCCAATCCAAAATAAAATCAGCACAAGAGAAAAATGTTTTTACATTTTTCTTAGCTATTATTATTAATAGAAATTCTCCATTTTTTGTATTTTGCGGTTGTGATTATTAACGATTGGGTTTTGGAATGAAAAAGAAGTTTATTGTCATTTTCGGGCTAGTTTGTTTAGCCGTATTGTTGTTCTTCGTTTTTAAAAACGATAACGTGCAAGTCGTTCACGATAAAAATATAGCTAGCGTTTCCAATAATACAGCAAGCACCTCTGACAGCACGGTTCCAAAAACCAAGACCATGTATCGAATTTTAGAGTTTAATGGTGACACCACTGTGTGGGATTCTGCCGACTGTGTTATTCGCGATTCTTCTTTTTCGTGCAAAAAAGAGGTCGTACATGATTTTTCTGATATAGAAAAGTGGCTTGAAGGGACAATATACGGTAATAAATCTCCTTCTATATCCCAAGCGCGAAAATTTAATACAAAACTTCAAAAAAAGCAAAAGATTATTTATAAAGATTTAAACTTCGGTAAAGACGCCATCGTCAATTACATTCCAATCGCAGATATTCCAGCATTCGACCGAAACAATGTCGCACATTTTTTTTCTTATATATCAGGAGACCCGTGCTCCAAACTTTTAACATTCCGTTCAAATTATAAAATTGAGGCAATTGGACTTCCTGATTATTTTAAATGGGAAGAATATAAAGCACGGGAATGCCTTAATAATCCAGATATATTTATTAAGAAAAACTCGGCAGGGCAAAATACATGCATAAATAAATGCACAGTTTTAACAGATGTATTAACAGATTTATCGAAATCACCGAAAGATTTGAAGCTTATTCATCCAACTAATAACATCTCAAATCGGCCAAGACGGGTCGTTGTTAATGTCCGTTATCTACCCCAAAAAAAAGAAATCTATGAATACAAACTACTTAATACATCAATCCTATATAAAGACACTACTTTTTCGTGGAAACTTGTCTATAAAGATCAATACGGTCGCGGCGACACGCTAGATATCACGACAAAATTCGAAGCAACCCCAAATTACACTCCCGCAAAGTGCTACGATTCCGCAAATGAAATAGGTTCAACAAAAGA is a window encoding:
- a CDS encoding aspartyl protease family protein, encoding MADCLRNEVGVKDPASLNDKKFIALWDTGATNCVITKNVALSLGLVPIGQTETLGVNGSAIVQVYIIEITLPNGIKILRQVTEGISSGTWDVLIGMDVITMGDFCVSNFNGVTTFSFRVPSEGKTDYVQIDLAKQSTTA
- the mfd gene encoding transcription-repair coupling factor — translated: MLTISEFLQENSFPAISLFENADNEAIHVNGASVPLASMMVANRFLKSPQNILVIAKDYRSAEVWVENLESMVGEEFVRFFPSLGLKPYEIKVPFEGVLEERLKFFRDVSHTEKPFVVVCPLDAFLMKLPEPGEIMRQVHTLRVGDQLEPSSLRPWFLDHGFTEQPMVSGVGEFSIRGCIVDVNCLLYPHPIRIEFYGDEIESIRAFDIFSQRSLEQMTHIEFFPMGEFTVPESVMAGEECSAESLWWHRPHHQRLVASLLDYMPRASLVFEELSLLSETASKMYGAFRGAYDEARVTDPGMAPPNELWFKIGELSRLFVGRASLDMTRVKVDDGNWHEMHMRPQDFTSNGTDAVAKEIEEFYDKGGRVYVMAQTLGGVNRLREIFDGLPVEDYFIGNLSEGFWLEDDNVAFLTESRILNRHANKARKHKIAGSVTNALMVESLNRGDLVAHEDHGIGRYLGLVRVEVNGGMVDCALLEYDGGDRLKFPVSDLQKIERLDRSDDVETKLDRLGSKTWENIKKRVKEKVIKIARDLVELYAKRELVEGFGFPPDGNMQKEFEESFEYDPTPDQLRATADIKRDMESRRPMDRLICGDVGFGKTEVAMRAAFKCIASNKQVAILVPTTILAAQHYENFCERFAAYPVNIALMNRYKSAKEKKEIFKEIAAGTVNIVIGTHALLSNKSEFKDLGLLIIDEEQKFGVKQKEKLRQLRLAVDTLSMSATPIPRSLHLSMTGVRDISLINTPPINRLPVETKLMQRDDEVLKNAILDELARGGQVFVVNDRVQTITKLAEDIEAMAPDAKVAVAHGQMEDHELERVMDAFLSRKFDILVSTSIIESGLDVPNANTIIIMNAHHFGISQLYQMRGRVGRSSVLAKAFLVIPQRGEISQESMRRLKALEQFTDLGSGYQLAMRDLEIRGAGNLLGQEQHGFIAEVGFETYVRLVREAVEMLRGGALEKPIQPRVEIGVDAYLPEDYVEDGLTRISLYQRIARITSQADVQNIESELQDRFGPVPTPAKMLLLVTELGLLAGRLRIQGLALRKGVIVATFAETPSPDPRVLGEISSLCTCGMRYLGMSPLQAVFEVGRGTPVEMAKKTLEVFRAFANIQVQAATIRSADPLLTALGVGEPN
- a CDS encoding TatD family hydrolase — its product is MFDFHIHLARLPHPKQLTQQLCNENYDFIAVACEPWEWEEVAQLKKEFSTEIKPFKAAYGIHPMLAWQANDKMFAELRDYLEKDKIAMVGEAGIDKRYPGYEDGTQDRIFLAQAELALELKRDLQIHCVGDYMRVLKLLTEAGFPQDVSQSLDAGHLHVLSRLQEAPRPIFHRFGGDTNFVKKSLPFGALYSLHEESFRKKSTAAAIPHIPQERVFFETDADESFLDPKELVDSLENRLESVRLAYAKCRE